A genomic window from Montipora capricornis isolate CH-2021 chromosome 8, ASM3666992v2, whole genome shotgun sequence includes:
- the LOC138013773 gene encoding uncharacterized protein has translation MATSESGQFRIPPPLEVNSGNVSENYKGWKHQMEVYLAASGASAKDGKVQTAIILNCAGPQVLEVYDNIAWESNDDKYKPDKLLEALENYCNPRDNEVLESHGFWNIQYQEPFGKFLTEFKTRAASCNFQERHRMMRDKIVFTVTKKLQELLLRVDGLTLEKAVKVFRAYEQSTKQVKEFRDNSNPSNSSTKVNKVAQKPDPRVPRDKKPDNKHAKKGNEGMKINCNFCGYQNEKSREKFPAWGKTCDSCNGRNHFKSKCKKVHAVSQFQNSNEDYDDQWLMAVNHEEESINASLNVNEHGVRFQLDSAANVNTICQKHVKKHQVSPTTVRLNMWNKTNMKPLGETVLMVVNPRTSAKSEMNLLWCQMVLPIC, from the coding sequence ATGGCGACGTCAGAGTCCGGACAGTTCAGAATTCCACCCCCGCTAGAGGTAAATTCGGGAAACGTATCCGAGAATTATAAGGGATGGAAACACCAAATGGAGGTGTATTTAGCCGCTTCTGGTGCATCTGCGAAGGATGGAAAGGTACAAACTGCAATTATTTTGAATTGTGCAGGCCCTCAAGTGTTAGAAGTGTATGATAACATCGCGTGGGAAAGTAATGATGATAAATATAAGCCCGATAAACTACTGGAAGCCTTAGAGAATTACTGTAATCCGAGAGACAATGAAGTCCTCGAGTCGCATGGGTTTTGGAACATCCAATACCAAGAGCCGTTTGGCAAATTCCTTACGGAATTCAAAACGAGAGCAGCGTCCTGCAACTTTCAGGAGAGACACAGAATGATGAGAGATAAAATTGTGTTTACGGTGACTAAAAAACTTCAAGAATTACTTCTTAGGGTGGATGGTTTGACCCTCGAGAAAGCTGTAAAAGTCTTTAGAGCTTATGAACAGTCTACTAAGCAAGTTAAGGAATTTAGAGACAACTCAAACCCCTCCAACTCATCAACAAAGGTGAACAAAGTGGCTCAGAAACCTGATCCAAGAGTCCCTCGCGATAAAAAACCTGACAACAAACATGCAAAGAAAGGCAATGAAGGTATGAAAATTAACTGTAACTTCTGTGGTTACCAAAATGAGAAAAGCAGAGAGAAATTTCCTGCCTGGGGGAAGACATGTGACAGTTGTAACGGTCGAAATCATTTCAAGTCCAAATGCAAGAAGGTACATGCAGTGTCCCAGTTCCAAAATAGTAATGAAGATTATGATGACCAGTGGCTCATGGCTGTAAACCATGAGGAAGAGAGTATAAATGCTAGTTTAAACGTAAATGAACATGGCGTCCGTTTTCAGCTTGACAGTGCAGCCAACGTTAATACCATTTGTCAAAAGCATGTAAAGAAACACCAAGTGTCCCCAACAACAGTACGTTTGAATATGTGGAACAAAACTAACATGAAGCCTCTGGGGGAAACAGTTCTAATGGTTGTGAATCCCCGCACTAGTGCAAAGTCCGAAATGAATTTGTTGTGGTGCCAAATGGTTTTACCAATTTGTTAG